A region from the Clavibacter sp. A6099 genome encodes:
- a CDS encoding rhodanese-like domain-containing protein — translation MSRITVDQLAALDSPVLIDVREPDEYAAGHAPGAVNLPMSQLDARVDEVPTDGPVHVICQSGGRSARATEALAGRGIDAVDVEGGTSAWSSAGHPVDCS, via the coding sequence ATGAGCCGCATCACCGTCGACCAGCTCGCCGCCCTGGACTCGCCCGTCCTCATCGACGTGCGCGAGCCCGACGAGTACGCCGCGGGCCACGCGCCCGGCGCAGTCAACCTGCCCATGTCGCAGCTCGACGCGCGCGTCGACGAGGTGCCGACCGATGGTCCCGTGCACGTGATCTGCCAGTCCGGTGGGCGCAGCGCGCGCGCGACCGAGGCGCTCGCGGGCCGCGGCATCGACGCGGTCGACGTCGAGGGCGGCACGAGCGCGTGGAGCTCCGCGGGGCACCCCGTCGACTGCTCGTAG
- a CDS encoding YdeI/OmpD-associated family protein has product MPAAAHDLLTVPDRAAWRAWLDAHEETSDGVWLVLAKKGTTDPTSLIYAEALDEALCSGWIDGQTASIDERIFRRRFTPRRKASLWSERNIGLVATLTAEGRMRPAGVREVERAQADGRWERAYAGQASAAEPADLTAALAASPAAAATFATLSKVNRYAVIHRVSTAPNPTVRANRLAKLVAMLERGETPHPQ; this is encoded by the coding sequence ATGCCCGCCGCCGCGCACGACCTCCTCACCGTCCCCGACCGGGCCGCGTGGCGCGCCTGGCTCGACGCGCACGAGGAGACGTCCGACGGCGTGTGGCTGGTGCTCGCGAAGAAGGGCACGACGGATCCGACCTCGCTCATCTACGCAGAGGCCCTCGACGAGGCGCTGTGCAGCGGATGGATCGACGGGCAGACCGCGAGCATCGACGAGCGGATCTTCCGCCGCCGCTTCACCCCCAGGCGGAAGGCGTCGCTGTGGTCGGAGCGCAACATCGGACTCGTCGCGACGCTCACCGCGGAGGGCCGGATGCGTCCGGCCGGGGTCCGCGAGGTGGAGCGCGCGCAGGCCGACGGCCGGTGGGAGCGCGCCTACGCGGGCCAGGCGTCGGCGGCCGAGCCCGCTGACCTGACGGCCGCGCTCGCCGCGTCGCCCGCCGCGGCCGCGACCTTCGCGACGCTGTCCAAGGTCAACCGCTACGCCGTGATCCACCGGGTGTCGACCGCGCCGAACCCGACCGTCCGCGCGAACCGGCTCGCGAAGCTCGTCGCGATGCTCGAGCGCGGGGAGACGCCGCACCCGCAGTGA
- a CDS encoding GNAT family N-acetyltransferase, whose product MGWTDAGDPQRYGAGILQGERIRLRALEDADLPDLVRWWRDPEWAVLQQLTVRPRPEGDVAEMFRKWSDNEPAGAVGFCVTDRISGRLVGHVTLFGAKLLTRAATLTVMIGSEHTGSGYGTDAVRTLVDYGFREMGLNRIELHVFAYNARARATYRKVGFVEEGVLRETVFHDGAFHDEVVMSVLARDWFADRS is encoded by the coding sequence ATGGGGTGGACGGACGCGGGAGACCCGCAGCGGTACGGCGCGGGGATCCTGCAGGGCGAGCGGATCCGGCTGCGGGCGCTCGAGGACGCCGACCTCCCCGACCTCGTGCGCTGGTGGCGGGATCCGGAGTGGGCGGTGCTCCAGCAGCTCACGGTGCGCCCGCGGCCCGAGGGCGACGTCGCGGAGATGTTCCGGAAGTGGAGCGACAACGAGCCCGCCGGCGCGGTGGGGTTCTGCGTGACCGACCGGATCTCCGGCCGACTCGTCGGCCACGTCACGCTCTTCGGCGCGAAGCTGCTGACGCGCGCGGCCACGCTCACCGTCATGATCGGATCCGAGCACACGGGCTCCGGCTACGGCACCGACGCCGTCCGCACGCTCGTCGACTACGGCTTCCGCGAGATGGGGCTGAACCGGATCGAGCTGCACGTCTTCGCGTACAACGCCCGCGCCCGCGCGACCTACCGGAAGGTCGGCTTCGTCGAGGAGGGCGTGCTCCGCGAGACGGTCTTCCACGACGGCGCGTTCCACGACGAGGTCGTCATGTCGGTGCTGGCGCGCGACTGGTTCGCCGATCGCTCCTGA
- a CDS encoding HAD-IA family hydrolase, producing MSSPVTLTARALLLDMDGTLVDSTALVEEIWTMLAVRFGHDPADLLRRIHGVRAADSIARFAPAGSDVPALLAELDRLELDGSPATVEIPGARDLVAALPAGSHALVTSAGRELARARLAGAGVRVPDLLVTAEDVANGKPHPDGYLLAAERLGVDPADAIVYEDAEAGIRAGLAAGMRVVVVGDHASDATVGLPRVHDHRGTTVEVRDGILTLTLGTAD from the coding sequence ATGTCCTCCCCCGTCACGCTCACCGCCCGCGCGCTCCTCCTCGACATGGACGGGACGCTCGTCGACTCGACCGCGCTCGTCGAGGAGATCTGGACGATGCTCGCCGTGCGCTTCGGCCACGACCCGGCCGACCTCCTGCGGCGGATCCACGGCGTGCGCGCCGCCGACAGCATCGCCCGGTTCGCGCCCGCCGGCAGCGACGTGCCCGCGCTCCTCGCCGAGCTCGACCGGCTCGAGCTCGACGGGAGCCCGGCGACCGTCGAGATCCCGGGAGCCCGCGACCTCGTGGCCGCGCTGCCGGCGGGATCCCACGCCCTCGTCACGAGCGCCGGCCGCGAGCTCGCGCGCGCCCGCCTCGCCGGCGCCGGCGTCCGCGTGCCCGACCTGCTCGTCACCGCCGAGGACGTCGCGAACGGCAAGCCGCACCCGGACGGCTACCTGCTCGCGGCGGAGCGCCTGGGGGTCGACCCCGCGGACGCGATCGTCTACGAGGACGCCGAGGCCGGGATCCGCGCGGGCCTCGCCGCGGGCATGCGCGTGGTCGTCGTCGGCGACCACGCGAGCGACGCGACCGTCGGCCTCCCCCGCGTCCACGACCACCGCGGCACGACGGTCGAGGTCCGCGACGGGATCCTGACGCTGACGCTCGGCACCGCCGACTGA
- a CDS encoding glycosyltransferase, which translates to MPLPLRILFSFARGQGHLNPLLPFARAARARGHETALAGPRENVAGRADFAPLFPSDTGAARTERGTGRLVVADPRRPYARVEEVFLGEAARTAARSVDDAIADWAPSLVVCDEFDFGAMVAAERAGVPVVVVEVTASAYAGWRPSVAHALDALRAEAGLAPDPGLAMLAGDLLVVPFPESVAGAGQGAASGAEQAPRSVLRVRPEAPETADDHPAVRWLAAGDEPWRVYATLGTQFNTRSGDLLHRILDGLATTEARVLATVGPCVDPATFPGATPRRRLEDYVPQGAVLDRVDVVITHGGSGTVAGALAAGVPLVVLPMGADQRLNGERIAQLGVGRMLDAATATPQEIADAVRGIRDEPSFADAAGRIRDQIAALPPAAEALPAFEALAGR; encoded by the coding sequence ATGCCCCTTCCGCTCCGGATCCTGTTCTCCTTCGCGCGCGGTCAGGGCCACCTGAACCCCCTGCTGCCCTTCGCCCGCGCCGCACGCGCGCGGGGTCACGAGACGGCCCTCGCCGGGCCGCGCGAGAACGTGGCGGGGCGGGCGGACTTCGCGCCCCTGTTCCCGAGCGACACCGGGGCGGCGCGCACCGAGCGGGGCACCGGTCGCCTCGTGGTCGCGGATCCGCGGCGGCCGTACGCGCGGGTGGAGGAGGTGTTCCTGGGCGAGGCGGCGCGGACGGCCGCGCGGAGCGTGGACGATGCCATCGCCGACTGGGCCCCGTCCCTCGTCGTCTGCGACGAGTTCGACTTCGGCGCGATGGTGGCCGCGGAGCGCGCGGGGGTGCCGGTCGTCGTGGTGGAGGTGACCGCCTCGGCGTACGCGGGCTGGCGGCCGTCGGTGGCGCACGCGCTGGATGCGCTGCGGGCGGAGGCGGGGCTCGCGCCGGATCCCGGGCTCGCCATGCTCGCGGGCGACCTCCTCGTCGTGCCGTTCCCGGAGTCCGTGGCCGGTGCGGGGCAGGGCGCGGCGTCCGGCGCGGAGCAGGCGCCGCGGTCCGTGCTGCGGGTGCGACCGGAGGCGCCCGAGACGGCAGACGACCACCCGGCCGTGCGCTGGCTCGCCGCGGGCGACGAGCCCTGGCGCGTCTACGCGACCCTCGGCACGCAGTTCAACACGCGCTCGGGGGACCTGCTGCACCGCATCCTCGACGGCCTCGCGACCACCGAGGCGCGGGTGCTGGCGACGGTCGGGCCGTGCGTGGATCCCGCGACCTTCCCCGGCGCGACCCCGCGCCGCCGCCTCGAGGACTACGTGCCCCAGGGCGCGGTGCTGGATCGCGTGGACGTCGTGATCACGCACGGCGGATCCGGGACCGTCGCCGGCGCGCTCGCCGCCGGGGTCCCGCTCGTCGTGCTGCCCATGGGCGCCGATCAGCGGCTGAACGGCGAGCGGATCGCGCAGCTCGGGGTCGGCCGCATGCTGGACGCGGCGACGGCGACGCCCCAGGAGATCGCCGACGCGGTCCGCGGGATCCGGGACGAGCCGTCCTTCGCGGACGCGGCCGGCCGGATCCGCGACCAGATCGCGGCCCTGCCCCCGGCGGCAGAGGCGCTCCCGGCCTTCGAGGCGCTCGCGGGTCGCTGA
- a CDS encoding FAD-dependent oxidoreductase, with translation MAGSTGRGRASHHVVIGAGLAGAATAWQLASRGHEVTVLERDRPAGMLGSSHGSARILRYAYDDPFYVRLVRDARVLWDRLERTTGARLVTPTGSVDSGLVRRPAELARVLERVGIEHELMTAREAEARWPEMSFDSDVLFHPAAGVIDAETAVRTMLDLAVAHGAVVHGGWEAVSVERIGAGFAVTSDDGRRVEGDSVVVGAGAWLPELLGGALPLPRAALDRIPPLRVRQEQVFHFPYVDGPPARAVPTSIHMDERMQVYALPGGRDADHRGHKVAEFDGGRVIPSAAHQDGRVDPANRARVVDWVRRNLPGVEPVPYAEATCLFTSTPTEDFLIDRVDGITIVSPCSGHGAKFAPLIGSLAANAATGERVEPRFALAP, from the coding sequence ATGGCGGGATCCACCGGGCGCGGGCGCGCATCGCACCATGTCGTCATCGGCGCGGGGCTCGCGGGGGCGGCCACCGCCTGGCAGCTCGCGAGCCGCGGGCACGAGGTCACGGTGCTGGAGCGCGACCGGCCGGCGGGCATGCTCGGCAGCTCGCACGGATCCGCGCGCATCCTCCGCTACGCCTACGACGACCCCTTCTACGTGCGCCTCGTGCGCGACGCCCGCGTCCTCTGGGACCGCCTCGAGCGCACCACGGGCGCGCGGCTCGTGACCCCGACCGGATCCGTCGACTCCGGCCTCGTGCGCCGCCCCGCCGAGCTCGCGCGCGTGCTGGAGCGCGTCGGCATCGAGCACGAGCTGATGACCGCGCGCGAGGCCGAGGCGCGCTGGCCGGAGATGTCCTTCGACTCCGACGTGCTGTTCCACCCGGCCGCGGGCGTGATCGACGCCGAGACCGCGGTGCGCACGATGCTCGACCTCGCCGTCGCGCACGGCGCCGTCGTGCACGGGGGCTGGGAGGCGGTGTCCGTCGAGCGGATCGGCGCGGGCTTCGCCGTGACCTCCGATGACGGCCGCCGGGTCGAGGGCGACAGCGTGGTCGTGGGCGCCGGCGCCTGGCTGCCCGAGCTGCTCGGCGGCGCGCTGCCGCTGCCGCGTGCCGCGCTCGACCGCATCCCGCCGCTGCGCGTGCGGCAGGAGCAGGTGTTCCACTTCCCGTACGTGGACGGGCCGCCCGCGCGGGCCGTCCCGACCTCCATCCACATGGACGAGCGCATGCAGGTCTACGCGCTGCCCGGCGGCCGCGACGCCGACCACCGCGGCCACAAGGTCGCCGAGTTCGACGGCGGGCGCGTGATCCCGTCGGCCGCGCACCAGGACGGCCGCGTGGATCCGGCCAACCGCGCCCGCGTCGTCGACTGGGTGCGCCGGAACCTGCCGGGCGTCGAGCCCGTGCCGTACGCGGAGGCGACGTGCCTCTTCACGAGCACGCCCACCGAGGACTTCCTGATCGACCGGGTGGACGGGATCACGATCGTCTCGCCCTGCTCCGGCCACGGCGCCAAGTTCGCGCCGCTCATCGGCAGCCTCGCGGCGAACGCGGCGACCGGCGAGCGCGTCGAGCCGCGATTCGCGCTCGCGCCCTGA
- a CDS encoding acetylxylan esterase, whose amino-acid sequence MLIEPVDAARAHVSSHVDPDDFDAFWAETLAEAAQHDLDVRLAPVETDLALVDVQDVTFAGSGGTDVRAWLRTPAGATGPLPTVVSFVGYGGGRGRAEETLIYAAAGFAHLQMDTRGQGSYWSAGDTADHGEAGPAIPGFMTRGIASRETYYYRRLFTDAVRAVDVARSLDVVDPARIAVQGGSQGGGMALAVAGLRDDIAAVSAYVPFLCDIERATHITDAYPYHEVVDYLKTHRGRGADVHAVLRYFDGVAFSRRATAPARFSVGLMDATCPPSTVYGAFNSYAGEKEIVEWEYNGHDGGGIDDELGTLAFLRRRMG is encoded by the coding sequence ATGCTCATCGAACCCGTCGACGCCGCCCGCGCGCACGTCAGCAGCCACGTCGACCCGGACGACTTCGACGCCTTCTGGGCCGAGACCCTCGCCGAGGCCGCGCAGCACGACCTCGACGTGCGGCTCGCGCCGGTCGAGACCGACCTCGCGCTCGTCGACGTGCAGGACGTGACCTTCGCGGGATCCGGCGGCACGGACGTGCGCGCCTGGCTCCGCACCCCCGCGGGCGCGACCGGCCCGCTGCCCACCGTCGTCTCCTTCGTCGGCTACGGCGGCGGTCGCGGTCGCGCCGAGGAGACGCTGATCTACGCGGCCGCCGGCTTCGCGCACCTCCAGATGGACACGCGCGGCCAGGGCTCGTACTGGAGCGCCGGCGACACGGCCGACCACGGCGAGGCCGGGCCCGCGATCCCCGGCTTCATGACCCGCGGCATCGCGTCCCGCGAGACCTACTACTACCGCCGCCTCTTCACCGACGCGGTGCGGGCGGTCGACGTGGCGCGGTCGCTCGACGTCGTGGATCCCGCGCGCATCGCCGTGCAGGGCGGCAGCCAGGGCGGCGGCATGGCCCTCGCGGTCGCCGGCCTGCGCGACGACATCGCGGCCGTCTCCGCCTACGTGCCCTTCCTCTGCGACATCGAGCGGGCGACGCACATCACCGACGCGTACCCGTACCACGAGGTCGTCGACTACCTGAAGACGCACCGGGGTCGCGGCGCGGACGTGCACGCCGTGCTGCGGTACTTCGACGGCGTCGCGTTCTCGCGCCGTGCCACCGCGCCCGCCCGCTTCTCGGTCGGCCTCATGGACGCGACCTGCCCGCCCTCCACCGTCTACGGCGCCTTCAACTCCTACGCCGGCGAGAAGGAGATCGTCGAGTGGGAGTACAACGGCCACGACGGGGGCGGCATCGACGACGAGCTCGGCACGCTCGCGTTCCTGCGGCGCCGGATGGGGTGA
- a CDS encoding TetR family transcriptional regulator C-terminal domain-containing protein, with product MSAGTGTSSTAGTTAATATRRGGKREKPEVRRAMIVEAARAVILRRGLTATGLRDIAAEGDVSVGTVTYHFSSVAEILDEVVVLETDRFYASIVEEVDAEPDAVHGIRMLVEPLFAGTDASEAHWRLWSDYWTAVARQPGLSADRLERIRVWEACLVRTIRRGVVGGVFRTVDAAEVALKLAAYSDGIATQLSQKVPGLDHARALEWIWTFLDHELADPAAGEPLFR from the coding sequence GTGAGCGCGGGCACGGGCACGAGCTCGACCGCCGGCACGACCGCCGCGACCGCGACCCGCCGCGGCGGCAAGCGCGAGAAGCCCGAGGTGCGGCGCGCGATGATCGTCGAGGCCGCGCGCGCCGTGATCCTCCGCCGGGGCCTCACCGCCACCGGGCTCCGCGACATCGCGGCCGAGGGCGACGTCTCGGTCGGCACCGTGACGTACCACTTCTCGAGCGTGGCGGAGATCCTCGACGAGGTCGTCGTGCTCGAGACCGACCGCTTCTACGCCTCGATCGTCGAGGAGGTGGACGCCGAGCCGGATGCCGTGCACGGCATCCGCATGCTGGTCGAGCCGCTCTTCGCCGGCACCGACGCCTCCGAGGCCCACTGGCGCCTCTGGTCGGACTACTGGACCGCCGTGGCGCGCCAGCCCGGGCTGTCCGCCGACCGGCTGGAGCGCATCCGCGTCTGGGAGGCGTGCCTCGTCCGCACGATCCGCCGCGGCGTCGTGGGCGGCGTCTTCCGGACGGTGGACGCGGCCGAGGTCGCGCTCAAGCTCGCGGCCTACAGCGACGGCATCGCCACGCAGCTCTCGCAGAAGGTGCCCGGCCTCGACCACGCGCGGGCGCTCGAGTGGATCTGGACCTTCCTCGACCACGAGCTCGCCGATCCCGCCGCCGGGGAGCCGCTCTTCCGCTGA
- a CDS encoding CocE/NonD family hydrolase yields the protein MTDAAHETNATEAEAEAGDGVTHRDVWIPMPDGTHLHARVWAPSSGEPVPALLEYLPYRLDDWTAPRDSERHPWYAAHGYASVRVDIRGTGSSDGLFVDEYSAQELDDGVAVIEWIAAQDWCTGAVGIFGISWGGFNGLQLAARAPEALKAVVTVCSTDDRFDNDVHYMGGAVLGIDMAAWGATMFAFNSRPPRPEVVGDGWVERWRERLESNRPMTPTWLAHQERDDYWRHGSVCEDYSSIDAAVLAVGGWADPYRDAVLRLVENLPGPAKGIVGPWSHQYPDRGLAPGPSIGFLQETLRWWDRWLKGVDTGVEADPALRAFLSDSEPPATSYPERTGRWVAAESWPPPASVAAQPVLPLSAFHGPAAAGDAVVVRSPQRTGLDAGRFFPFGNPTDLPPDQRAEDGLSVCFDLLLDEPLDVLGNVLVHLAVTSDLPDANLVVRLCDVAPDGSSTLITRGALNLNTRIDRARIDPMVPGEEETVRVPLVSTGHAFPVGHRLRIAVSSAYWPWIWPHAREATLAVAPSRSSVTLPVWTRTEDDGVRFEEAEQSTPIAIERIPDDSGLPERSVTHDVATGEWTLDVDPGYGGSRIYPDGLVFTESSRETYRITDGDPTSAVAESRWAIGLEQPTWRARLETTSRVTADEDAFRVVNTLKAWAREGGPDAPEVLVADRVFDDLVPRTSA from the coding sequence ATGACCGACGCCGCACACGAGACGAACGCGACCGAGGCCGAAGCCGAGGCCGGCGACGGCGTGACGCATCGCGACGTATGGATCCCGATGCCCGACGGCACGCACCTCCACGCCCGCGTCTGGGCGCCCTCGAGCGGCGAACCCGTCCCCGCGTTGCTCGAGTACCTCCCCTACCGGCTCGACGACTGGACCGCCCCGCGCGACAGCGAGCGGCACCCCTGGTACGCGGCGCACGGCTACGCGTCCGTCCGCGTCGACATCCGCGGCACCGGATCCTCCGACGGCCTGTTCGTCGACGAGTACTCCGCGCAGGAGCTCGACGACGGCGTCGCGGTGATCGAGTGGATCGCCGCGCAGGACTGGTGCACGGGCGCGGTCGGGATCTTCGGGATCTCCTGGGGCGGCTTCAACGGCTTGCAGCTCGCGGCCCGCGCGCCCGAGGCCCTGAAGGCCGTCGTCACGGTGTGCTCGACCGACGACCGCTTCGACAACGACGTGCACTACATGGGCGGCGCGGTGCTCGGCATCGACATGGCCGCGTGGGGCGCGACGATGTTCGCATTCAACTCCCGTCCGCCGCGGCCCGAGGTCGTGGGCGACGGCTGGGTGGAGCGCTGGCGCGAGCGCCTCGAGTCGAACCGGCCGATGACGCCGACCTGGCTCGCGCACCAGGAGCGCGACGACTACTGGCGGCACGGCAGCGTGTGCGAGGACTACTCCTCGATCGACGCGGCCGTGCTCGCGGTCGGCGGCTGGGCGGATCCGTACCGCGACGCCGTGCTGCGCCTCGTGGAGAACCTGCCCGGCCCCGCGAAGGGCATCGTCGGCCCGTGGTCGCACCAGTACCCGGACCGCGGCCTCGCGCCGGGCCCGTCGATCGGCTTCCTGCAGGAGACGCTGCGCTGGTGGGACCGCTGGCTGAAGGGCGTCGACACCGGGGTGGAGGCGGATCCCGCGCTCCGCGCCTTCCTCAGCGACTCCGAGCCGCCCGCCACGAGCTACCCCGAGCGCACCGGGCGCTGGGTCGCCGCCGAGTCGTGGCCGCCGCCCGCGTCGGTCGCCGCGCAGCCCGTGCTGCCGCTCTCCGCGTTCCACGGGCCGGCCGCCGCGGGCGACGCCGTCGTGGTCCGCTCGCCGCAGCGCACCGGGCTCGACGCGGGCCGCTTCTTCCCGTTCGGCAACCCGACCGACCTGCCGCCGGACCAGCGCGCCGAGGACGGCCTCTCCGTCTGCTTCGACCTGCTGCTCGACGAGCCGCTCGACGTGCTCGGCAACGTGCTCGTCCACCTCGCGGTCACGAGCGACCTGCCCGACGCGAACCTCGTGGTGCGGCTCTGCGACGTGGCGCCCGACGGGTCGTCCACCCTGATCACGCGCGGCGCGCTGAACCTGAACACGCGGATCGACCGGGCCCGGATCGACCCGATGGTGCCGGGCGAGGAGGAGACCGTGCGCGTGCCGCTCGTCTCCACCGGGCACGCGTTCCCGGTCGGGCACCGGCTGCGGATCGCGGTGTCGTCGGCGTACTGGCCGTGGATCTGGCCGCACGCCCGCGAGGCGACGCTCGCCGTCGCGCCCTCCCGCAGCTCCGTGACCCTGCCCGTCTGGACGCGCACCGAGGACGACGGCGTGCGCTTCGAGGAGGCCGAGCAGTCGACGCCGATCGCGATCGAGCGGATCCCCGACGACTCCGGCCTGCCCGAGCGCAGCGTCACCCACGACGTCGCGACCGGCGAGTGGACGCTCGACGTCGACCCCGGCTACGGCGGATCACGGATCTACCCCGACGGCCTCGTCTTCACCGAGTCGAGCCGCGAGACGTACCGGATCACCGACGGCGACCCGACCTCGGCCGTCGCCGAGTCGCGCTGGGCGATCGGGCTCGAGCAGCCGACCTGGCGCGCGCGCCTGGAGACGACCTCGCGCGTGACCGCCGACGAGGACGCGTTCCGCGTCGTGAACACGCTCAAGGCCTGGGCGCGCGAGGGCGGCCCGGATGCGCCCGAGGTGCTCGTCGCCGACCGCGTGTTCGACGACCTCGTGCCGCGGACCTCCGCGTGA
- a CDS encoding dipeptide ABC transporter ATP-binding protein: MMPGNVEDTLTGQVRLGTVVRVADLAISYAAGSTAVPVVRGVSFEIRAGRALGLVGESGSGKSTVARTLLAHLRRGSRIVGGSVEVAGDDVFALSPAATRELRGGTAAVVAQNAGQALTPSMRVGRQLREALESHGLPSEDERVEELIRLVRLPDPATIVRRYPHQLSGGQQQRIAIAMAVAARPRVLVLDEPTTALDVVTQAAVLTLIRDLARELGMAVLLVSHDLGVVSTMVDEIAVMRDGVIVEHRPTAELFASPEHAYTRELLAAIPGGPGAAAPATAPAEGQVAPMVVADGLVVRYARGLPPAVSDVSFTIAPRETLAVVGESGSGKTTLATALAGLVPTESGTFRFQGDRVEGDLTSAVAGRSPALRRAVQLVFQNADTSLNPRRTVGAAIARPLKLFTGRASAERVGEILTEVGLSPDFAARLPNQLSGGQRQRVGIARALAADPQLVIADEITTALDVRVQAEILDLLAGLQRDKGLSCLFISHDLAVVRGVADRVAVMTGGRIVEIGPTERVFGGPNHPYTRQLLAATLEPGATELPAVEDVTATWRDAAGGGWRELGDGHRIRDWEDAR, encoded by the coding sequence ATGATGCCCGGCAACGTCGAAGACACCCTGACCGGCCAGGTGCGGCTCGGCACCGTCGTCCGCGTCGCCGACCTGGCGATCTCCTACGCGGCCGGGAGCACCGCCGTGCCCGTGGTCCGCGGGGTGAGCTTCGAGATCCGCGCCGGGCGCGCGCTCGGGCTCGTCGGGGAGTCGGGCAGCGGGAAGTCCACGGTCGCGCGGACGCTGCTCGCGCACCTGCGCCGCGGATCCCGCATCGTGGGCGGATCCGTCGAGGTCGCCGGCGACGACGTGTTCGCCCTCTCCCCCGCCGCGACGCGAGAGCTGCGCGGCGGCACCGCGGCGGTCGTCGCGCAGAACGCCGGCCAGGCGCTCACGCCCTCCATGCGCGTCGGCCGCCAGCTCCGCGAGGCGCTCGAGAGCCACGGCCTGCCGAGCGAGGACGAGCGGGTCGAGGAGCTGATCCGGCTCGTGCGCCTGCCCGACCCCGCGACCATCGTGCGGCGGTACCCGCACCAGCTCTCCGGCGGGCAGCAGCAGCGCATCGCGATCGCCATGGCCGTCGCCGCGCGCCCCCGGGTGCTCGTGCTCGACGAGCCGACGACCGCCCTCGACGTCGTGACGCAGGCGGCGGTGCTGACCCTGATCCGCGACCTCGCCCGCGAGCTCGGCATGGCGGTGCTGCTCGTCAGCCACGACCTCGGCGTCGTCTCGACGATGGTCGACGAGATCGCCGTGATGCGCGACGGCGTGATCGTGGAGCACCGGCCGACCGCGGAGCTGTTCGCGTCGCCGGAGCACGCGTACACGCGGGAGCTGCTGGCGGCGATCCCGGGCGGCCCCGGCGCCGCGGCCCCGGCCACGGCCCCGGCTGAGGGCCAGGTGGCCCCGATGGTCGTCGCCGACGGCCTCGTCGTCCGCTACGCGCGCGGCCTCCCGCCCGCCGTGTCCGACGTGTCGTTCACCATCGCGCCGCGCGAGACCCTCGCGGTCGTCGGCGAGTCCGGCAGCGGCAAGACCACGCTCGCGACGGCCCTCGCGGGTCTGGTGCCCACCGAGTCCGGCACGTTCCGCTTCCAGGGCGACAGGGTCGAGGGCGACCTGACCTCCGCGGTCGCGGGTCGCTCGCCCGCGCTCCGGCGCGCGGTGCAGCTCGTCTTCCAGAACGCGGACACCTCGCTCAACCCGCGGCGGACCGTCGGCGCGGCGATCGCGCGGCCGCTCAAGCTCTTCACGGGCCGGGCCTCGGCCGAGCGCGTGGGCGAGATCCTCACCGAGGTCGGGCTGTCGCCGGACTTCGCGGCGCGGCTCCCGAACCAGCTCTCGGGCGGGCAGCGGCAGCGCGTCGGGATCGCCCGCGCGCTGGCCGCGGATCCGCAGCTCGTCATCGCGGACGAGATCACGACCGCGCTCGACGTGCGCGTGCAGGCCGAGATCCTGGATCTCCTCGCCGGCCTGCAGCGCGACAAGGGCCTCAGCTGCCTCTTCATCAGCCACGACCTCGCCGTCGTGCGCGGCGTCGCCGACCGCGTGGCCGTGATGACCGGCGGGCGGATCGTGGAGATCGGCCCGACCGAGCGCGTGTTCGGCGGGCCGAACCACCCGTACACGCGGCAGCTGCTCGCCGCGACGCTCGAGCCCGGCGCCACCGAGCTGCCGGCGGTCGAGGACGTGACGGCCACCTGGCGCGACGCGGCAGGCGGAGGGTGGCGGGAGCTCGGCGACGGGCACCGGATCCGGGACTGGGAGGACGCACGATGA